The Streptomyces sp. NBC_01268 genome window below encodes:
- a CDS encoding methyltransferase domain-containing protein translates to MFVPARVWPGIPEGTEQRALVDRNADPRAWLAAVYSNVPLTTQWDKGEHQGDEQGTTPTSSNSLPSMVFTMLSDLDVEDGHRVLEIGTGTGWNGALLSHRLGAENVVSIEYDPVIAEQARENLAEFGPPTPLVVTGDGREGFADRAPYDRVIATASVGDVPIAWIEQTVTGGVILAPWGPLYGGEAIVRLTVGDDGHARGRFTRSSAFMRIRQQRPELPEPGVFFRGRTWPADGRISTTTLSPTAVGGWLAQFVIGLQVPGAFWRTERYDDGAYTLWTYDIAGDSWASADYVPEASSFDVVQEGPRRLWDEVEAAYRWWNGRSRPGFERFGLTVGPRSTVAWLDDESCPVPGAEWLR, encoded by the coding sequence ATGTTCGTTCCGGCTCGGGTCTGGCCCGGTATCCCCGAGGGCACGGAACAACGCGCACTCGTCGACCGGAACGCGGACCCTCGGGCGTGGCTTGCGGCCGTGTACTCGAACGTCCCGCTCACCACCCAGTGGGACAAGGGCGAGCACCAGGGCGACGAGCAGGGGACCACCCCGACGAGCAGCAACTCGCTACCGTCCATGGTGTTCACGATGCTCTCCGACCTCGACGTCGAGGACGGACACCGGGTCTTGGAGATCGGCACCGGGACCGGATGGAACGGGGCCCTCCTCTCGCACCGGCTTGGGGCTGAGAACGTCGTCAGCATCGAGTACGACCCGGTCATTGCCGAGCAGGCCCGAGAGAATCTCGCCGAGTTTGGGCCGCCGACGCCGCTCGTCGTGACCGGCGACGGACGGGAAGGGTTCGCCGACCGCGCCCCGTACGACCGGGTGATCGCCACCGCGTCGGTCGGCGATGTTCCGATCGCGTGGATCGAGCAGACGGTTACCGGCGGCGTGATCCTCGCCCCATGGGGGCCGCTGTACGGCGGCGAGGCCATCGTGCGGCTCACCGTCGGCGACGACGGGCACGCCCGGGGCCGTTTCACCCGCTCGTCGGCGTTCATGAGGATTCGGCAGCAGCGGCCGGAGCTTCCCGAGCCGGGCGTTTTCTTTCGGGGCCGGACGTGGCCGGCCGACGGGCGGATCAGCACGACCACGCTGTCGCCTACGGCCGTCGGCGGGTGGCTGGCTCAGTTCGTCATCGGGTTGCAGGTCCCGGGGGCGTTCTGGCGGACGGAACGGTACGACGACGGGGCGTACACCCTGTGGACGTACGACATCGCCGGGGACTCGTGGGCGTCCGCCGACTATGTGCCGGAGGCGAGCAGTTTCGACGTCGTGCAGGAAGGGCCCCGGCGTCTGTGGGACGAGGTCGAGGCCGCCTACCGGTGGTGGAACGGCAGGAGCCGGCCGGGGTTCGAGCGGTTCGGGTTGACGGTCGGGCCGCGCTCCACGGTGGCGTGGCTCGATGACGAGTCGTGCCCGGTGCCGGGGGCCGAGTGGCTCCGGTGA